The genomic DNA CGGGATTGTGTCCATCGGTCGCCATTCATATTCCATGGGATAAGGTAGATCATTACGGCAAGCTGCGCAGTCATGCCGAAAGCCTGGGACTGCAGCTTGGGGCGGTTAATCCGAATCTGTTTCAGGATGAAGATTACATGCTCGGCAGCGTCACCAATGTAGACCCGGCCATCCGCCGCAAGGCAACAAACCACTTGCTGGAATGTGTGGACATTGCGAAGGAAACGGGCTCCAACGATTTTAGCCTGTGGTTTGCAGACGGAACAAACTATCCGGGTCAGGGAGACATCCGCAAGCGGAAAAATTGGATGCTGGAAGCACTCAGCGAAATGTATAAGGCGCTTACACCTGATATGCGCATGCTGATTGAATACAAGGCGTTCGAGCCAGCCTTTTATCATACGGATATTGCCGACTGGGGCATGGCGTACAATTACGCGACCAAGCTGGGGCCGCAGGCACAGGTGCTGGTGGATACAGGGCATCATCTGCCGGGAGCCAACGTGGAGCATATTGTGGCATTTTTAATTGATGAGAAGCGATTGGGCGGTTTTCATTTTAATAGCTACAAATATGCAGATGATGATCTGATCGTAGGCTCCGCGAATCCATATGAGCTGTTCTTGATATTTTATCAAATTTTAAATGCGGCTCAGGATGTGGATACGGATATCCGACATACGGTGGACAAAATTGCTTATTTGATCGACCAGTCGCACAATATTGAACAAAAAATTCCGGCGATGATTCGCTCGGTGCTGAATGTGCAGACTCAATATGCGAAGGCGTTGCTGATCAATCATGCAGAGGTGGAGGAAGCGGCGAGCCGTCAGGATGTGCTGGGTGCGGAGGATGCTGTGCGCAAAGCGTTTGAGTTCGACGTTGCACCATTGCTCAAGGCAATACGTGAGGAGCAAGGGCTACCCGCTGATCCGATGAAAGCCTATTTAGCGTCTGAGTATGGCACGCGGATTTTGCAAAGAGGCAAGGGTGGTGCAAGCTGGTGAGCATCCTCGCATATGATCTGGGGGCAAGCAGCGGCAGGGTTCTGCTCGGTCGATTGACGGATTCACGTATAGAGGTGGAGGAAATCCATCGCTTTTCGAATGATCCAGTCAAGGTCGGGGAGCGTCTGCACTGGGATATTTTGCGTCTGTATCACGAGGTTCAGCAAGGGCTGCTCAAAGCCAAGCACATGGGAGCCAACCCGTCCAGTCTGGCGATTGATTCCTGGTCGGTCGATTTTGGATTGATTGGAGAAGCCGGAGAATTGCTGGGTAACCCTTATCATTATCGGGATTGGCATACCCATGGGGTGATGGAGGAAGTACAGGGCCAGTTAGGCAAGGAGTTTATTTTTCAGCGCACAGGGATTCAGTTTCTGACCTTTAATACGATGTATCAGTTGGCTGCTATGCGAAATGCGAGATCGCCGTTGCTGGAGCAGGCAGAGCATTTCTTGATGATACCCGATCTGCTGAGGTATTTTCTGACGGGTGAAATGGTTAATGAATTTTCCAATGCAACCAGCACGCAGTTATATAATCCTTTGCAGCAGGACTGGGATGATGAGCTTTTGTCTGGTATCAGCATTCCCCGTTCCTGGTTTGGAAAGGTACTGGAGCCGGGAAGTGCCGCCGGTACGATCCGTTCCTCGGTCATGACTGATCTGGGCATCGGGGCGATTCCTGTCATTGCGGTCGCGGAACATGATACGGGATCGGCTGTGGCTGCGGTGCCTGCGTTGGAGCGGTCATTTGCCTATTTAAGCTGCGGAACGTGGTCCCTGATGGGAACGGAAACCCCGCAGCCGGTGATCAACGATGATACGCTGAGATTTAATTTTACGAACGAAGGCGGGGTAGGCCGGACCTACAGGCTGCTTAAAAATATTATGGGCTTGTGGATTTTACAGGAGGCACGCAGAGAGTGGGAGCGTCAAGGAACCTCTTATTCCTTCCCTGAGCTGGTACACATGGCGGAGCAAGCTCCGGCGTTCGTTTCTTGGATCGATCCGGACGATGATCTGTTTCTGCATGCCGGGGATATGAGAACACGCATACGCCAATATTGCCGCAATACCGGGCAGCCTTTGCCGGAGACACCGGGTGAGGTTACGCGCTGTATTTTGGAAAGTCTGGCCTTGAAATACCGTTACGTTCTAGAGCTTACGGAGCGTGTGTCAGGACAACGATTTAACGGGCTGCATATGGTCGGCGGGGGGATCCAAAATCGGCTGTTGTGCCAATGGACGGCCAATTCGATTCAAAAACCCGTGTGGGCTGGACCCGCAGAAGCAAGCGCAATCGGCAATCTTGCGGTACAATGGATGGCACAGGGAAAGTTCGCCGATATATGGGAAGCACGCCGGGTCATCGCGGATTCTACTTCCGTAGAGGTATATGAACCTGCCGAGTCGGAAGCGTGGGAGGATGCCTACGGACGATTCCGGCGTGTGGCGGGACTTTTTGTACATTAAAGATGTGGAGTGAGATTGCCATGCTGGTCGCAGAAAGATATGAGATGATCGTACAGCTCGTCAATGAAAAAGGAAGCATCCGTGTGTCGGAGTTGAGTGAGCTGTGCAAAGTAACGGAGGAAACGATCCGCCGCGATCTGGACCGTTTGGAGCAGGCGGGACGGCTACGCCGTTCACATGGTGGAGCAGTCAGCGTCAAAAATGAGCAGCCCGAAACGCCGTATGCGGTACGGGAAATTATGAACGCAGAGGAAAAGCGCCGTATTGCCGAGGAAGCGGTCAAGCAGATTCAGCCCCATGATCGTATTTTGCTGGATGCCAGCACGACGGCCTGGTATATGGCGTCGATTTTGCCGGATATTCCGCTGACGATACTGACGAATTCGATCCGCGTGGCTACTGAGCTGGCGGGTAAGGAAAAAATCGAGGTTATTTCGACCGGAGGACAGTTGCTACAGCGTTCATTGTCCTTTGTAGGCCCACTCGCAGAGCGCTCGTTGGAATCGTATTATGTGGATAAATTATTTTTCTCCAGCCAGGGGGTGCATCTGGATCGGGGAATTAGTGAATCGAATGAGCTGCAAGCCCGTTTGAAGCAAAAAATGGTCAGTATTGCAGACCGCGTGATTTTACTGGCAGATGCGAGCAAATTTGGGCAGCAGGCATTCACGCATGTCGTGAAGCTGTCGCAGGTATCCGAGATTATTACGGATGCGCGTTTGTCGGACCCGATTCGCAGTCAATTAGCAGAGTTGTCGATTCCGGTAACGGTTGTGTAAATTTAAAGATGTCGAGGTGGAAGGCGCTCCGCGTTTCATTTGATCTTACGATCTGTTGCAGCGGGATTCTCTGATGATGTAGAACATGTATAGGTGAGAATTCCGCTGCAAGCTTATGCTTACGATAAAGCTTTCCTTTGGAAAGCTTTACTATCTATATAAGCTGAACTTGAAAAATTCACATTAAAACGGAGTAGGCGGAATGGTGCTGTACAAGCGAAGCGATGGCGATGGAAAGCACCATCCGACTGCGCAGTGGCGCTATATGTAGCTTTCCAGCTCAGTTTATGTATAAAGTAATAGCTATTCCATGGACGGAAGGGGTGTCTCGTGTGAAGGTATCTTTATTTATTACCTGCCTGAGTGATGCGATTTATCCCAAGGTGGGGGAAGCGATGGCACGCTTGCTTGCCAGATATGGTGTTCAACTGGATTTTCCGAAGGTGCAGACATGCTGCGGCCAGCCGTCCTATAACAGCGGCTACTGGAATGAAACGAGGGCAGCAGCGAAAACGATTTTGAAAGCGTTTGACGACAGCGACTTTGTCGTATCGCCCTCCGGTTCCTGCACTTATATGATTCATCATTACCCGGAGTTGTTCAAGGATGAGCCGGAATGGCTGGACTCAGCGAGGCGATTGGAGCAAAAGACGTATGAGTTTACACAATTTATGGTGCAGGTGCTTGGCGTGACCGATGTGGGCGCGTCTTTTCCGTATACCGTAACCTACCATCCGTCCTGCCACGGCACACGTTTGTTAGGCGTAAAGGAGGAGCCAATGCAGCTACTTGGCAGTGTAAAGGGCTTGCAGCTGGTGCCGCTTCCTTTTGCCGAGGATTGCTGTGGCTTTGGCGGGACTTTTGCGGTAAAAATGTCGGATATTTCGGGAGCCATGGTGACGGAAAAGGTGGATCATATCAGGGAGACGGAGGCCGAGGTGCTGGTTGGACTGGATATGGCCTGCCTGATGAACATTGCGGGAAATCTCCGGTACCGGGAAGAGCCGGTTCGGGTTATGCACCTGGCCGAGCTGCTGTATGAAGGGGTGAAGCACACATGACCGCTGTACATTCACATTCGATGAGCGAAAAGGTCAAAAAACGCGCCGAGCTGGCCCTGAACGACGATTTTCTGCGGAATGCGGTTCGTTTCACAACCGAGCGTTTGCGCAACGGGAAGCAGGCGGCTTCAGAGCAGCATGGGAATTGGGAGGAATGGCGTGAGCGGGGCCGTCAAATTCGGCTGCATACCATTGCCCATCTGGACTATTATCTAAACCTGTTTGTGGACAATGCCCGGGCCAACGGGGTGCATATCCATTTTGCCGATACAGCCGCAGATGCCGTACGAATTACGCTGGATATTGCTGCTCACAATCAGGCCCGGTCTGTTGTTAAATCCAAGTCGATGGTGTCGGAGGAGCTACACTTGAATCAGGCGCTGGAGGGCGTGGATATCGAGACTATTGAAAGCGATCTTGGAGAGTACATTATTCAGCTTGCAGGTGAGGCCCCGTCCCATATCGTCATTCCGGCGATTCACAAAAACCGCTATCAGATTGCCGAACTGCTGTCCAAAGAAGCGGGCGAGGAACTGTCTGCGGATACGACGATTTTGGCTGGTTTTGTCCGCAAGAAGCTGCGTGAAAAGTTTCTGGAGGCGGATATTGGCATGACTGGCTGTAATTTTGCCATCGCGGAGACGGGTTCCATGGTGCTGTTCGAAAATGAAGGCAATGCGCGGATGGTATCTACTTTGCCTAGAACACAAATTACGCTGATGGGTATGGAACGGATTATTCCATCATGGACGGATTTGGAGGTCATGGCTACATTACTGCCACGTTCCGCTACCGGACAGAAGCTGACGATGTATATGTCCGGCATCTCAGGCCCACGGCGCAGTCAAGATGCCGATGGGCCTGAGGAAATGCATATCATCATCGTAGATAACGGGCGCTCGCTACAGCTAGGCAATCCCGAGTTTCAGGAGCTGCTGAATTGCATTCGTTGCGGGGCGTGTCTGAACGCCTGCCCGGTTTATCGCCACATTGGCGGACATGCGTATGGCGGGACCTATAGCGGACCTATCGGTGCGGTGCTTACGCCTGCCTTGCATGGCAACATCGAAGAGTGGAACGATATCGCAAGTGCGTCCAGTCTGTGTGGTGCGTGCTATGAAGCCTGTCCGGTCAAAATACCGTTGCATGATATGCTGGTCTATTTGCGCAGACGCAAGGTGGAGGCCGGACAAGGAGATAAGCTGGAAGCGGCGGGGATGAAGGGCTTTGCGACCGTTGTTTCCAGCTCGAAGCGATTCACAGCGGCGATTCGGCTGGGGCAGATTGCCCAGAAGGTGGTTGTCCGTAAGGGAGAAATTACGCTGAAGCTTGGTCCCCTAAAGGGCTGGAATACGTACCGCGTGGCCCCCTCTCTGGCGAAAAAATCCTTCCGTCAGCAATGGAACACACTGGAACGTGAGCTGGAGCAGGAACGTAACGTGATGCAGCCTGACGTTCGCAGCCGAATGGAGACGATTTTGGAAGATAGAAGTAAAGGAGGCAGACAGCATGAGTGAACAGAATAGACCTTCTGCGCAAGCAAAGGCGGCCCATGAAGCGTGGCTCCATCAAATGGAAGCCGAATCCCGCGCCAAGCAGGTGCGCTTTATGGATAGCATTGCAACGAAGCTCAAGCGTCCGCGACAGACGGAGCCGCCCGTGCAGCCGTTTCGCGGCGCACCTGCATTCTGGCATGAATTCGATTGGAGCGCGGAGCAGCGCATCGAAGAGTTTACCGCCAACTTTACCAGTGTTGGCGGGCATGTCGTGCGTCTGCCGAATCTGGAGCAGACGGCAGGCTGGAT from Paenibacillus sp. FSL R10-2782 includes the following:
- a CDS encoding LutB/LldF family L-lactate oxidation iron-sulfur protein translates to MTAVHSHSMSEKVKKRAELALNDDFLRNAVRFTTERLRNGKQAASEQHGNWEEWRERGRQIRLHTIAHLDYYLNLFVDNARANGVHIHFADTAADAVRITLDIAAHNQARSVVKSKSMVSEELHLNQALEGVDIETIESDLGEYIIQLAGEAPSHIVIPAIHKNRYQIAELLSKEAGEELSADTTILAGFVRKKLREKFLEADIGMTGCNFAIAETGSMVLFENEGNARMVSTLPRTQITLMGMERIIPSWTDLEVMATLLPRSATGQKLTMYMSGISGPRRSQDADGPEEMHIIIVDNGRSLQLGNPEFQELLNCIRCGACLNACPVYRHIGGHAYGGTYSGPIGAVLTPALHGNIEEWNDIASASSLCGACYEACPVKIPLHDMLVYLRRRKVEAGQGDKLEAAGMKGFATVVSSSKRFTAAIRLGQIAQKVVVRKGEITLKLGPLKGWNTYRVAPSLAKKSFRQQWNTLERELEQERNVMQPDVRSRMETILEDRSKGGRQHE
- a CDS encoding (Fe-S)-binding protein, producing the protein MKVSLFITCLSDAIYPKVGEAMARLLARYGVQLDFPKVQTCCGQPSYNSGYWNETRAAAKTILKAFDDSDFVVSPSGSCTYMIHHYPELFKDEPEWLDSARRLEQKTYEFTQFMVQVLGVTDVGASFPYTVTYHPSCHGTRLLGVKEEPMQLLGSVKGLQLVPLPFAEDCCGFGGTFAVKMSDISGAMVTEKVDHIRETEAEVLVGLDMACLMNIAGNLRYREEPVRVMHLAELLYEGVKHT
- a CDS encoding DeoR/GlpR family DNA-binding transcription regulator; this translates as MLVAERYEMIVQLVNEKGSIRVSELSELCKVTEETIRRDLDRLEQAGRLRRSHGGAVSVKNEQPETPYAVREIMNAEEKRRIAEEAVKQIQPHDRILLDASTTAWYMASILPDIPLTILTNSIRVATELAGKEKIEVISTGGQLLQRSLSFVGPLAERSLESYYVDKLFFSSQGVHLDRGISESNELQARLKQKMVSIADRVILLADASKFGQQAFTHVVKLSQVSEIITDARLSDPIRSQLAELSIPVTVV
- the rhaB gene encoding rhamnulokinase; the encoded protein is MSILAYDLGASSGRVLLGRLTDSRIEVEEIHRFSNDPVKVGERLHWDILRLYHEVQQGLLKAKHMGANPSSLAIDSWSVDFGLIGEAGELLGNPYHYRDWHTHGVMEEVQGQLGKEFIFQRTGIQFLTFNTMYQLAAMRNARSPLLEQAEHFLMIPDLLRYFLTGEMVNEFSNATSTQLYNPLQQDWDDELLSGISIPRSWFGKVLEPGSAAGTIRSSVMTDLGIGAIPVIAVAEHDTGSAVAAVPALERSFAYLSCGTWSLMGTETPQPVINDDTLRFNFTNEGGVGRTYRLLKNIMGLWILQEARREWERQGTSYSFPELVHMAEQAPAFVSWIDPDDDLFLHAGDMRTRIRQYCRNTGQPLPETPGEVTRCILESLALKYRYVLELTERVSGQRFNGLHMVGGGIQNRLLCQWTANSIQKPVWAGPAEASAIGNLAVQWMAQGKFADIWEARRVIADSTSVEVYEPAESEAWEDAYGRFRRVAGLFVH
- the rhaI gene encoding L-rhamnose isomerase, with protein sequence MSDKAYALFEEQQQQRGIDLEQVKTKLKALSIETPSWGYGDSGTRFKVFQKTGVPRDPFEKLEDAAQVHAVTGLCPSVAIHIPWDKVDHYGKLRSHAESLGLQLGAVNPNLFQDEDYMLGSVTNVDPAIRRKATNHLLECVDIAKETGSNDFSLWFADGTNYPGQGDIRKRKNWMLEALSEMYKALTPDMRMLIEYKAFEPAFYHTDIADWGMAYNYATKLGPQAQVLVDTGHHLPGANVEHIVAFLIDEKRLGGFHFNSYKYADDDLIVGSANPYELFLIFYQILNAAQDVDTDIRHTVDKIAYLIDQSHNIEQKIPAMIRSVLNVQTQYAKALLINHAEVEEAASRQDVLGAEDAVRKAFEFDVAPLLKAIREEQGLPADPMKAYLASEYGTRILQRGKGGASW